Proteins encoded in a region of the Xylocopa sonorina isolate GNS202 chromosome 1, iyXylSono1_principal, whole genome shotgun sequence genome:
- the LOC143429604 gene encoding odorant receptor 94b-like codes for MNRTRSPIQLDSVHVMTVDIDFFVNVGNILHRNVVLNTDLAIYLAKELYSLIIIILSFAFVISAIASIFTVKDMNEFADSSNILIAMCISCSKLVNVLHKREAIINLMNSFLEEPCATTNNEEAQIQLKRNAVRYTLLIETAVSITVLNSLRTNFQYGRLTYRGWIPYNYTSEITFPLTFTFQLLPVVMQSLVQGATDSLFFGVLAQICCQFEILLFRLNDVTTNSQGTLRRFVRHHNCIYQLAGMTNKALYLNIFSQLFGSSLLLCLSLIQLIKLDILSTEFLATVTYMAIMIMQSFLYCWYGNEVKMKSIDLADMIFQVDWTGLNDSAKKILLITMNRTRSPIEFEAAHIITVNIDLFVILIKTSYSVYNLLQGS; via the exons ATGAATCGAACACGGTCGCCCATTCAATTGGACAGCGTGCACGTGATGACGGTGGACATAGACTTCTTCGTGAACGTCGGTAACATTCTACATAGAAACGTAGTTTTAAAcaccgatctcgcgatttatctGGCTAAAGA GCTTTACAGCCTGATAATAATCATTCTGTCGTTCGCGTTCGTGATTTCCGCGATCGCCAGCATATTCACAGTAAAGGACATGAACGAGTTCGCGGACAGCAGTAATATACTGATCGCCATGTGCATCAGCTGTTCAAAATTGGTTAACGTGCTGCATAAGCGGGAAGCGATTATAAATTTGATGAACAGCTTCCTCGAGGAACCGTGCGCTACCACGAACAACGAGGAGGCACAGATTCAACTCAA GAGGAACGCTGTTCGATACACGTTACTGATCGAAACCGCCGTCAGCATAACTGTTCTGAACTCGTTGCGAACCAATTTCCAATACGGCAGATTAACGTACAGAGGCTGGATACCGTACAATTACACGTCCGAGATCACTTTTCCATTGACGTTTACGTTTCAGCTGTTACCAGTTGTTATGCAGTCGCTGGTGCAAGGTGCAACCGACAGTCTGTTCTTCGGCGTGTTGGCTCAAATCTGTTGCCAATTCGAAATTCTTCTGTTCCGTCTGAACGACGTGACAACGAACAGCCAGGGTACTTTGCGGAGATTCGTTCGCCATCACAATTGTATCTACCA GTTAGCCGGGATGACAAACAAAGCTCTCTACTTGAATATCTTCTCGCAACTTTTCGGAAGCTCCTTGCTGCTGTGCCTGAGCCTGATTCAGTTGATCAAGTTAGATATCCTAAGCACCGAATTTCTAGCTACGGTTACTTATATGGCCATAATGATAATGCAGAGCTTTCTTTATTGTTGGTATGGGAACGAAGTGAAAATGAAG AGTATCGATCTAGCGGACATGATTTTTCAAGTTGATTGGACGGGCCTCAACGATAGTGCGAAAAAGATACTTCTGATCACCATGAATCGAACGCGATCACCGATAGAATTCGAGGCTGCGCACATTATTACGGTGAACATCGACTTATTCGTAATC TTAATTAAGACCTCGTATTCGGTGTACAATCTACTACAAGGCTCTTAG
- the LOC143426316 gene encoding LOW QUALITY PROTEIN: odorant receptor 2a-like (The sequence of the model RefSeq protein was modified relative to this genomic sequence to represent the inferred CDS: substituted 2 bases at 2 genomic stop codons): MLNGCWRPISWSSPLKTLIYNVYTLSFVLLSIIFVITGTGSLFTVKSVDEFVDNTYVLITIFVGCCKSLNVLLYRERIISLMNAFLEEPYATSTKEETEIQMIYDAQLRRNAFRYTALIEFSIGMTIFNSILTNFKHGRLTYRAWIPYDYTTAIVYSLTFASQLVYILMQSLVHLATDVLFVGVLMQXSTRLNTRDYXIRSRERSFVEISNLEKFHCRLTATINDTMNLIIFSQYFGSFLVLCLNVIQLLKINIFSTEFVATIFYLTSILLQSFIYCWYGNEVKLKSTDLADMMFQIDWTELDASAKKILLIAMNRTQSPIELESAHVMTVNIDFFMTLLKSSYSVYNLLQSNRK; encoded by the exons ATGCTAAA TGGATGCTGGCGGCCAATATCGTGGTCCTCGCCACTGAAAACGTTAATTTACAATGTCTACACTCTGTCCTTCGTACTTCTTTCCATCATTTTTGTGATCACCGGAACTGGCAGTCTCTTCACAGTGAAAAGCGTCGACGAATTCGTGGACAATACTTATGTATTGATCACTATATTCGTCGGCTGTTGCAAATCGTTGAACGTGTTGCTCTATCGAGAACGGATAATAAGTTTGATGAACGCCTTTCTGGAGGAACCATACGCTACTTCGACTAAAGAGGAGACAGAGATTCAAATGATATACGACGCTCAATTAAG GAGAAACGCTTTCCGTTACACAGCTCTGATCGAATTCTCCATTGGCATGACTATTTTCAACTCGATACTGACTAATTTCAAGCACGGCAGACTAACTTACAGAGCCTGGATACCGTACGATTATACAACAGCGATCGTGTACTCGTTAACGTTTGCTTCTCAGCTGGTATACATACTGATGCAGTCTTTGGTGCATCTTGCCACAGACGTACTCTTTGTCGGTGTTCTGATGCAA TAATCGACACGATTAAACACTCGTGATTATTAAATTCGATCTAGGGAGAGAAGTTTCGTCGAGATTTCTAATTTAGAGAAATTTCATTGCAGACTGACCGCGACGATAAACGACACTATGAACCTGATAATCTTCTCCCAATATTTTGGAAGCTTTTTGGTTCTCTGCTTGAATGTGATTCAGTTactgaaaattaatattttcagcactgagttcgTAGCGACGATATTTTATCTGACCTCGATCCTATTGCAGAGCTTTATCTATTGCTGGTATGGGAACGAAGTGAAATTAAAG AGCACCGACCTGGCTGACATGATGTTTCAAATCGATTGGACAGAATTGGACGCGAGTGCCAAGAAGATCCTTTTAATTGCGATGAATCGGACGCAATCACCCATAGAATTGGAAAGCGCGCATGTGATGACGGTGAACATTGACTTCTTCATGACC CTACTTAAAAGTTCCTACTCGGTGTACAACCTGCTACAAAGTAATCGAAAATAA